In Corythoichthys intestinalis isolate RoL2023-P3 chromosome 4, ASM3026506v1, whole genome shotgun sequence, a genomic segment contains:
- the taf12 gene encoding transcription initiation factor TFIID subunit 12, with amino-acid sequence MANSTATAGKVIGAPGPAGRSSPEGSQVLSKKKLQDLVREIDPNEQLDEDVEEMLLQIADDFIESVVTAACQLARHRKSNTLEVKDVQLHLERQWNMWIPGYGSDEIRPFKKACTTEAHKQRMALIRKTTKK; translated from the exons ATGGCCAATAGCACCGCAACGGCAGGGAAGGTTATCGGAGCACCTGGACCTGCAGGCAGAAGTAGCCCCGAAGGATCTCAG GTGCTTAGCAAGAAGAAGCTTCAAGACCTGGTAAGAGAAATTGACCCCAACGAGCAGCTGGATGAGGACGTTGAGGAG ATGCTGTTGCAAATTGCTGACGACTTCATTGAGAGTGTTGTCACGGCCGCTTGTCAGCTGGCGCGCCATCGCAAGTCCAACACCTTGGAGGTCAAGGATGTCCAATTACACCTCG AGCGTCAATGGAACATGTGGATCCCGGGTTATGGCTCAGATGAGATCAGGCCCTTTAAGAAAGCGTGCACAACAGAGGCTCACAAACAG aggatGGCCCTGATTCGCAAGACAACCAAAAAGTAG